A segment of the Trifolium pratense cultivar HEN17-A07 linkage group LG7, ARS_RC_1.1, whole genome shotgun sequence genome:
GGCTTGTTAAAAACTTGTGCTAGAAAGTCGCGTCACATGTTAAGAACAAACACGCGAcaatttgcttatcaaaaatcCTCCCAAGAAAATGGTAACAAAATGATTCTGAATGTATAGatataatcataatcatataaaGTAATGTCGAGACCATTTTTCTCATTTGAAAACAAGGACAGGGAAATAAAGAGTATATGAGATAAATCCTCTGGAAACATGAAAGTTTATCCTGAGTAAAGAACATAATGACAAACACTTAACAGCGAATGACTGATcagttatttattatttctttacttCTTGAGTTACGGAATTCATCCGCTTCATCAATTTCCATGTTAGTAGAGACATCAGCATATTGCTCGGGCACATAATCCTCAACGTCCTCATCAGTACTTTTACCTGAGCTGGATGGTTTAGAATCATCATCTGAAAGAAACATATACTGAATCAATTGTCTTGTTGACTACGAATAAGCACATAATGATAGATGTGTGCCGCCAAGGTTTTAAAAAATGGTTCGTGACTATGAGCAACATCAAAGTTTTTGATGTTGCTGTGATCGCGATTGAAGTTGCATTAACCATATTTGTTGTGGTTGTCTGCAATATTAAAGATTGCGATGTGACCGTTACTACAACTACTATTTAAAACCTTGTAGGCCACTATGCAACTTAAATGTTCCTTATTATTAAACTCCTAGTTGATTAGCCTATGTATAATCCTATGGTTTAGCTGCCTCCTATAATCATAAGCAGACATTATAAATTTTGAAAGTTCTGTTCAGAAATTTACTATGGTCTGCTGGTAATGAATCTGAGTTTGGTAGACGCGGCCTCCCAGGAATTGACAAGGCACCTGTTGTCTTCCTATGACCAATGGGATTGTGCTTCTTCAGCGCATCGATTTCCTGTTTTCTGATTGATTTTAAAAACTGCAAATAGAAAGAAACATCAGATCAACGTTCCTGGTTGTCGTTGATAGCTTAGCTCAACACCAGATATAATAGGCTATTATCTAATAGACtattatataatatactaacataATGTTCCTGGTCTGCTGCTAATGAATCTGAGTTTGGTAGACTCGGTCTCCCAGGAATCGACAAGGCAGTTGTTGTCTTCCTATGACCAATGGGATTTTGTTTCTTCAGCGCATCGATTTCCCATTTTCTGATTGATTTAAATACCTGCAAATAGAAAGAAACATCAGATCAATGTTCCCGGTTGTCGTTCATAGCTTAGCTCAAAACTAGATATATaaagcacggacactcctcggACTATGCGTGTCCTGGTGTTGGACACATGTCAGTGTCTGACACTGACACTTACTATTACATTGATTtatcatttttcaaattattatctgtgtcagtgtcgtgtccggtgtctgtgtccgtgcttcataggatATAATAGACTAACATAAGGTAAGGTAATTGCAGACTCCAACTGAGAAAATTAAACTCGAAGTAGAAAATGTAGTTGTCATATACGACACATTAGTCACTAGTGGGAGAGAGACAAAAAAGAGGATTTACATAACTAAAATATGTAAGACCCTTTTTTTTACAGTGGAATTTATGCGGTGAGTGCAGGAGATCCAAATTCTCAAGAGTCACACTCTCCAACTCCAGCAGTAAAGTAACTACATTGAAACTTTATAAAGCattcaaaaaaatcatttgacaCTTCCATGaaacacatttaaaatattatgtcCAAAATGCAAGAAATTTTCACAAAATTGACGGCAAATCCCGGGCGTGATAAGAACAACAACACATTCGGTTGATGTGATGATTCAGGAAAAATGAAATACAACTCACCGGTCCGTAGATGccaatcttatttttcttggCATAATCAACATAGCGTATTAGACTAGGATATGTATAGAACTCCTGTCCAGTATCAGGACAATAATAAGTCTACAACAGAAAAATACAGCAACACAGTCATTGATAGACATTCATAGAAAAAAGATACATTGGAGAGTATTCACATATTCATTTCATTCTTTCTACATGAATACTAATAGTATTAATTTGCTCTCTATGTTAGAGATATAAAATAGAATCGCTGCTTCAAATATTTCCACTATAATTCTGCAAGAGGATAACTTTGTTGTtgataaataattaacaaatattACCATCCAATGTCATTTGTGAATTACTACTATTAACAAAGAGTACACTAATTCCAAAAATATCATCTTTATCCCAAAATAAAATGAAGCAAGTCAGCATTAATTATTGGATCATTGGATGTAGTTTTGAAATA
Coding sequences within it:
- the LOC123894340 gene encoding uncharacterized protein LOC123894340 isoform X3, yielding MTIVPVSLEVFKSIRKWEIDALKKQNPIGHRKTTTALSIPGRPSLPNSDSLAADQEHYFLKSIRKQEIDALKKHNPIGHRKTTGALSIPGRPRLPNSDSLPADHNDDSKPSSSGKSTDEDVEDYVPEQYADVSTNMEIDEADEFRNSRSKEIINN
- the LOC123894340 gene encoding uncharacterized protein LOC123894340 isoform X2 codes for the protein MTIVPVSLEEFYTYPSLIRYVDYAKKNKIGIYGPVFKSIRKWEIDALKKQNPIGHRKTTTALSIPGRPSLPNSDSLAADQEHYFLKSIRKQEIDALKKHNPIGHRKTTGALSIPGRPRLPNSDSLPADHNDDSKPSSSGKSTDEDVEDYVPEQYADVSTNMEIDEADEFRNSRSKEIINN
- the LOC123894340 gene encoding uncharacterized protein LOC123894340 isoform X1, whose amino-acid sequence is MTIVPVSLETYYCPDTGQEFYTYPSLIRYVDYAKKNKIGIYGPVFKSIRKWEIDALKKQNPIGHRKTTTALSIPGRPSLPNSDSLAADQEHYFLKSIRKQEIDALKKHNPIGHRKTTGALSIPGRPRLPNSDSLPADHNDDSKPSSSGKSTDEDVEDYVPEQYADVSTNMEIDEADEFRNSRSKEIINN